The Maridesulfovibrio hydrothermalis AM13 = DSM 14728 DNA window TGTTAGTCACAGTGTGACAAAAATCACATTTTCGGCCGTTTTTTTTAGCCGTACCCGAATTCTGAGCTTCGGACAGTTTGTCACGAGGATCTAGAATTTATTATTGTTTATAAATTCAGGACTTTACCATGAATCTTGTACAAAAAATGTCGGAACGAAAAGAAGATCTGGCAGCGAAATGGTATGACATCGTACTTTCTTCATATCCTGTGGAAACTCAGAAAATATGGAAAGCAAACAATGACCGTTTCACCAACCCTGTCGGAATCACCATCAAGAAAGTTACCAGTGAGCTTTTAGATCTTATTCTTGAATGGAAGAATGCCGACGCAATTGCGCAATCCCTTGACGAGCTGGTTAAAATCAGAACCGTTCAGGAATTCGCACCATCCAAAGCTTTAAGTTTTGTTTTTCTTTTTAAGAAACTCATGAGGGACGAGTTCATGGAGGAACTTAAAAAAGAAGGCAAACTTGATGAGTTGCTCGCGTTTGAGGCCCGGATTGATAATCTGGGACTTATCGCGTTTGACATCTATACCAAGAATAGGGACTTGATTGCGCAAATGAGAATTGAAGAGGTCAAAAGATCTCATCACATGCTCCTTCGGCGGGTCAACAAAATCGAGGACGCTTCGGCCAAAGGGGCCGGACAGGTGTAGTGGCCGGCTTCCCCGGGAAGCCAAACGTTATAAGCGAGGTGAAGGTAGATGAACGCTTTGTACTCACTCGTTTTAGTTTTTGCTTTGGTGCTTATTGCCCTCTTCGGAGTTGGCGCAGCACACATGGCAGGACTGTTCGGCATCTTTCTACCACTGGTAGCAGTTGCCGTATTTCTGGTAGGATTTGCCTACCGAATTATAGGCTGGGCTAAAAGCCCGGTACCTTTCAGTATCCCGACCACGGCCGGTCAGCAGAAGTCTCTGGACTTCATCAAGCATGACCGCTTTGACAACCCCGTGACTCCGGGTCAAACTTTTATCCGTATGGTTCTTGAAATCTGCTGTTTTCGTACTTTGTTCAGAAACACATCAGTTGCACTCAAGGACGGAAGGGTTACATACGCTTCAGCTAAATGGCTGTGGTTGTTTTCCCTGCTTTTCCATTACTCATTCCTGCTCATCGTGATCAGGCATATGAGACTTTTCTTCGAGCCGGTTCCTGCATGTATCGGATTCGTTGAAATGCTTGACGGGATTATGCAGATCGGTGTTCCCAGAATGTACATGTCAGACCTCTTGATTCTTGCCGGCCTGGGCTTCCTGCTGGCACGCAGACTCAGAGATCCTAAACTTCGTTACATCTCTCTGGTAACTGACTACTTTCCCCTGCTTCTCATCATCGGCATCGCCCTTTCGGGAATCTACATGCGCTTTTTCGCCCATGTTGATGTTATTGCCATCAAGAAGCTGACAATGGGACTGGTTACTTTCAGCCCCGTTATCCCTGCTGGAATCGATATATCATTCTACGTACATCTCTTTCTGGTTTGTACTCTGCTGATATACTTTCCTTTCAGCAAGCTTATGCATGCTGGCGGTGTTTTCTTGTCACCGACAAGAAATATGCCTAACGATACCCGCATCAAGCATCACGAAAACCCCTGGAACGATCCTTCCATTAAGCCTCATAGCTATGCGGATTATGAAGATGACTTCAGGGAACCAATG harbors:
- a CDS encoding RsbRD N-terminal domain-containing protein; translation: MNLVQKMSERKEDLAAKWYDIVLSSYPVETQKIWKANNDRFTNPVGITIKKVTSELLDLILEWKNADAIAQSLDELVKIRTVQEFAPSKALSFVFLFKKLMRDEFMEELKKEGKLDELLAFEARIDNLGLIAFDIYTKNRDLIAQMRIEEVKRSHHMLLRRVNKIEDASAKGAGQV
- the dsrM gene encoding sulfate reduction electron transfer complex DsrMKJOP subunit DsrM, with amino-acid sequence MNALYSLVLVFALVLIALFGVGAAHMAGLFGIFLPLVAVAVFLVGFAYRIIGWAKSPVPFSIPTTAGQQKSLDFIKHDRFDNPVTPGQTFIRMVLEICCFRTLFRNTSVALKDGRVTYASAKWLWLFSLLFHYSFLLIVIRHMRLFFEPVPACIGFVEMLDGIMQIGVPRMYMSDLLILAGLGFLLARRLRDPKLRYISLVTDYFPLLLIIGIALSGIYMRFFAHVDVIAIKKLTMGLVTFSPVIPAGIDISFYVHLFLVCTLLIYFPFSKLMHAGGVFLSPTRNMPNDTRIKHHENPWNDPSIKPHSYADYEDDFREPMIEAGLPVDKKA